AAAAGCCGGATAAGTCTTGTCAGTAAGATAATATAGACTTCCAGCATATTCAATATAATCTCCTATCTCCAACAAAATAGGCTCTTCGACGGAAAACATAAGGTTGACATAGTCCTCCTTCATAAGTTCAAACTTATGAACAGAGCCGGGATTGGCTTTTATGCTTAACTTTACTTTACCTGTTATGTCCTTAACATCGATCATAACATCAAAGTTCAGCGATAAAAAAGGGATGCCCAATTTTTTAGGCATCCCAGATACGACAATAAACTCATTGTCGTAAATTAAAATAGATAATTATGACATTAACCCTAATTATCGTTCTTACACTCGTTAAATGATATTAAAACAAGTATCATTTAACCACTGAAGATTTGATAATGATATTAATATTAATATCTTTGTACTGTGTTAATCAAATAAAGAATGAAGTACAATGAATTAGAAAGATTGGTAAAGAAAGCCGGATGTTACGATACCGGTAGGCAACAAGCGGGACACCCATTATGGTATTCCCCTAAAACTGGAAAAACTTTTCAAATGAGCAATCATGAAAAGCAGGAAGTGGCAAATGGAACATTAAAAGCAATCAAGAAGGCGGCAGGAATATAACCTGCCATCCTCTTACAAATAAATAAAATATGAGTCAAAAAAAAATTGTGAAGGCAATCATAGAAAGGGCCAATGATGGAACATATAGCATATATATGGATTCAGATGATTTGGACTATATGGTTACAGGAACCGGGAAAACTGCAGAAGAAGCAGTATCCATGTTTCATGGCGGATATGAAGATACAAAAAAATATTTTGAGGAAGAAGGTAAATATTTTGAGGAAGTAGAGTTTGAATTTGTTTATGACATGGCTTCTTTTTTATCTCAATTCTCAAAAAGCTTTTCTTTAGCTGGTTTATCGCGCATTACAG
This is a stretch of genomic DNA from Parabacteroides chongii. It encodes these proteins:
- a CDS encoding type II toxin-antitoxin system HicA family toxin; translated protein: MKYNELERLVKKAGCYDTGRQQAGHPLWYSPKTGKTFQMSNHEKQEVANGTLKAIKKAAGI
- a CDS encoding helix-turn-helix domain-containing protein, which codes for MSQKKIVKAIIERANDGTYSIYMDSDDLDYMVTGTGKTAEEAVSMFHGGYEDTKKYFEEEGKYFEEVEFEFVYDMASFLSQFSKSFSLAGLSRITGINQGQLSHYMTGHRKPSHNTVEKIQKSVQSFAKDLSKVHFI